In bacterium, the following proteins share a genomic window:
- a CDS encoding aspartate aminotransferase family protein: protein MGMDATQTIPHIFLDFMQMREFAKDPLVFAGGEGIRLTDTAGRRYIDGLSGVFVCSLGHGNMPVIEAMTAQARQLAFAPPLHGTSLPALQLTELLLRIAPPGVGALKLLSGGSEATESAMKLARQYHQQTGHPRRYKIISRYGAYHGGTMGALSAGGGRDRKSVYEPLGVGFIHVHPPYCYRCPFDQTYPGCGRTCVGLIERTIEAEDPETVAAVIVEPISISSAGFVVPPPDYLPRLREICTRHGVVLIYDEIITGFGRLGTMFASQFYDAVPDITCCGKGMSGGYAPLAAILIRDRIAEAFYGEADENRQFHHGHTYAGNPVACAAGVAALTQLIERDLVGNAKRQGERLRARLVELADRYPIIGDVRGAGLLQGVEFVQDRRTRAAFPPPARPGKLVERAARERGMILRCGNEFAAFAPPLVVTPQDIDEMCAILGESIAVAQRALVGVGA from the coding sequence ATGGGGATGGATGCGACGCAGACGATCCCGCACATCTTTCTCGACTTCATGCAGATGCGGGAGTTCGCCAAGGACCCGCTCGTGTTCGCCGGCGGCGAGGGGATCCGCCTCACCGACACCGCCGGGCGGCGGTACATCGACGGTCTCTCCGGCGTGTTCGTCTGCAGCCTGGGGCACGGCAACATGCCGGTGATCGAGGCGATGACGGCCCAGGCTCGGCAGCTGGCGTTCGCGCCGCCGCTGCACGGCACCAGTCTGCCGGCGCTGCAGCTGACCGAGCTCCTCCTGCGGATCGCCCCACCGGGGGTGGGAGCCCTCAAGCTCCTCAGCGGCGGTTCGGAGGCGACGGAGTCGGCGATGAAGCTGGCCCGCCAGTACCATCAGCAGACCGGGCACCCGCGCCGGTATAAGATCATCAGCCGGTACGGCGCCTACCACGGGGGCACGATGGGCGCGCTGTCCGCGGGCGGCGGCCGCGACCGCAAGTCGGTTTACGAGCCGCTCGGCGTGGGGTTCATCCACGTCCATCCGCCGTACTGCTACCGGTGCCCGTTCGATCAGACCTATCCCGGGTGCGGGCGGACCTGCGTCGGCCTGATCGAGCGCACGATCGAGGCCGAGGATCCCGAAACGGTGGCGGCGGTGATCGTCGAACCGATTTCGATTTCCTCGGCGGGGTTCGTCGTCCCGCCCCCCGACTATCTCCCGCGGCTGCGCGAGATCTGCACCCGACACGGCGTCGTGCTCATCTACGATGAGATCATCACCGGGTTCGGCCGCCTGGGGACGATGTTCGCCTCCCAGTTCTACGATGCCGTCCCCGACATCACGTGCTGCGGCAAGGGGATGAGCGGCGGCTACGCGCCGCTCGCCGCGATCTTGATCCGGGACCGCATCGCCGAGGCGTTTTACGGCGAGGCCGATGAGAACCGGCAGTTCCACCACGGCCACACCTATGCCGGGAACCCCGTCGCCTGCGCCGCGGGGGTGGCGGCGCTGACCCAGTTGATCGAACGCGATCTCGTCGGGAACGCGAAGCGCCAGGGGGAGCGCCTTCGGGCGCGCTTGGTCGAACTTGCCGATCGCTATCCGATCATCGGGGACGTCCGGGGCGCCGGGCTGCTCCAGGGCGTCGAGTTCGTGCAGGACCGCCGTACCCGGGCGGCATTTCCCCCACCGGCGCGCCCCGGTAAGCTCGTGGAGCGCGCGGCGCGCGAGCGGGGGATGATCCTGCGCTGCGGGAACGAATTCGCCGCGTTCGCCCCGCCGCTCGTCGTCACGCCGCAGGATATCGATGAGATGTGCGCGATCCTCGGCGAGAGCATTGCGGTCGCCCAACGGGCGCTGGTGGGGGTCGGGGCGTGA
- a CDS encoding neutral/alkaline non-lysosomal ceramidase N-terminal domain-containing protein → MTPGFRAGAGRAIITPPLVVPHAGWGAQTHLYADGVETDLWATVLVVSDGEETAAVVDLDLVAVTIADAEAVRAEVARVLRLPPQKVRVAETHNHAGPPPGTWAWMEEGTAALRRYYEQLPDLAAGAARMAMARLRPARVAVGAGDSRVAVNRRETAPGGRVVTGVNPEGVIDPHVLVVRIDGADGAPLAVIAGYTMHATTMGPTNRYISADWPGHLKRVVEGLTGATCLFAQGATGNVGPGPEGFTDDARVIRKLGVQVGCEAARVYFALAVPAVQYRHERVWESGAPLGKWTGVPVAEPVPVVRVSSRELRLPLRPQPALAEADAQAEAARRRRETLVAHDAPAAEIEAATFATKRAAMARERARAFGGRPDLPVELHLLRIGPAVLAGIPCEPFADIALAIKARSPFRHTWFGGYVGGWSGYIPTPAEYPRGGYEVETSPFAPEAAGRVIDGTVAALHDMHRETVR, encoded by the coding sequence GTGACCCCCGGATTCCGCGCCGGCGCCGGCCGGGCGATCATCACACCGCCGCTCGTGGTCCCGCACGCCGGTTGGGGGGCGCAGACGCACCTCTACGCGGACGGCGTCGAGACCGATCTCTGGGCGACGGTCCTGGTGGTCTCCGATGGGGAGGAGACCGCGGCCGTCGTCGACCTGGATCTGGTCGCCGTCACGATCGCGGACGCCGAGGCGGTGCGGGCCGAGGTGGCGCGCGTCCTCCGGCTCCCCCCCCAGAAGGTCCGGGTGGCCGAGACCCACAACCACGCCGGCCCACCCCCTGGCACCTGGGCGTGGATGGAGGAGGGGACCGCGGCGCTCCGGCGCTATTATGAGCAGCTCCCCGATCTGGCCGCGGGAGCGGCGCGCATGGCGATGGCGCGTCTCCGGCCGGCCCGCGTCGCGGTGGGGGCGGGGGACAGCCGGGTCGCCGTCAACCGTCGGGAAACGGCCCCGGGCGGGCGGGTGGTGACCGGGGTCAACCCGGAGGGGGTGATCGATCCTCACGTTCTGGTGGTTCGCATCGACGGCGCGGACGGCGCCCCTCTCGCGGTGATCGCCGGGTACACGATGCATGCCACGACGATGGGTCCCACGAACCGGTACATCAGCGCCGATTGGCCCGGGCACCTGAAGCGGGTGGTGGAGGGGCTCACCGGGGCGACGTGCCTGTTCGCCCAGGGGGCGACGGGCAACGTCGGGCCGGGGCCGGAGGGATTCACCGACGATGCGCGGGTGATTCGAAAACTGGGGGTGCAGGTCGGGTGCGAAGCCGCCCGCGTCTACTTCGCGCTGGCCGTCCCGGCGGTGCAGTACCGGCACGAGCGGGTCTGGGAGTCCGGCGCGCCGCTCGGCAAGTGGACGGGGGTGCCGGTGGCGGAGCCCGTCCCGGTGGTGCGGGTGTCCTCGCGCGAACTGCGTCTCCCGCTTCGCCCCCAGCCTGCCCTGGCGGAGGCGGACGCGCAGGCCGAGGCGGCGCGCCGCCGCCGGGAGACGCTGGTGGCGCATGACGCGCCGGCGGCGGAGATCGAGGCGGCCACGTTCGCCACCAAGCGGGCGGCGATGGCCCGGGAGCGGGCGCGCGCGTTTGGGGGACGGCCCGATCTGCCGGTTGAGCTGCACTTGCTCCGGATCGGCCCGGCGGTGCTGGCGGGGATCCCGTGCGAGCCGTTCGCGGACATCGCGCTGGCGATCAAGGCCCGCTCGCCGTTCCGCCACACCTGGTTCGGCGGGTACGTGGGCGGGTGGTCGGGGTACATCCCCACACCCGCGGAGTACCCGCGCGGGGGGTACGAGGTCGAGACCTCGCCCTTCGCGCCCGAGGCGGCCGGGCGGGTGATCGACGGGACGGTCGCGGCGCTGCACGACATGCACCGGGAAACGGTGCGCTAA